The Athene noctua chromosome 23, bAthNoc1.hap1.1, whole genome shotgun sequence genome window below encodes:
- the MDFI gene encoding myoD family inhibitor, producing the protein MSQASTHRPSRPEPRRAEPGPPTEAGETSRPSPRQTPAAPSAEPRPPARPAASPVAPKKEKPLEDDESRKVVTKSPRAELAGAPEAVTCQPQVRPAPQPPSPCTHLLQNSAGRGPDPGGANGEAGNGVFRPLPSTQKPHRKLQSHHSINSQSSKKSKGSSKSASSHIPIEAQEDCCVHCILSCLFCEFLTLCNIVLDCATCGSCTSEDSCICCCCCNSGECADCDLPCDMDCGIIDACCESADCLEICMECCGLCFSS; encoded by the exons ATGTCCCAGGCCAGCACCCACCGGCCGAGCCGTCCGGAGCcgcgccgggccgagccgggcccgCCGACAG AGGCGGGTGAGACCTCGCGCCCTTCGCCGAGGCAGACACCAGCAGCACCGTCGGCAGAGCCCCGGCCGCCTGCCcgccccgctgccagccccgtGGCACCGAAGAAGGAAAAACCCCTGGAAGATGATGAGTCCCGAAAAGTTGTGACGAAGAGCCCCCGGGCCGAGCTCGCGGGCGCTCCCGAAGCTGTGACAT GCCAGCCCCAGGTGCgaccagccccgcagccccccagcccctgcacccatCTGCTGCAAAACagcgccgggcgggggccggaCCCAGGCGGTGCCAACGGGGAGGCCGGGAACGGGGTCTtccgccccctccccagcacccagaagcctcaccgaAAGCTGCAGTCGCACCACTCCATCAACAGCCAGAGCAGCAAGAAGAGCAAGGGCAGCTCCAAGTCGGCCTCTTCCCACATCCCTATTGAGGCGCAAGAAG ACTGCTGCGTCCACTGCATCCTCTCCTGCCTCTTCTGCGAGTTCCTGACCCTCTGCAACATCGTGCTGGACTGTGCCACCTGCGGCTCCTGCACCTCCGAGGACtcctgcatctgctgctgctgctgcaactcGGGCGAGTGCGCGGACTGCGACCTGCCCTGCGACATGGACTGCGGCATCATCGACGCTTGCTGCGAGTCGGCCGACTGCCTGGAGATCTGCATGGAGTGCTGCGGGCTCTGCTTCTCCTCCTGA